A genomic region of Gossypium hirsutum isolate 1008001.06 chromosome D01, Gossypium_hirsutum_v2.1, whole genome shotgun sequence contains the following coding sequences:
- the LOC107921705 gene encoding stemmadenine O-acetyltransferase-like: MLNPFVKKGIWQSRRIVFDASAIASLKAKTRSSSVPYPTWVEAVSALLSKCITAASKAKPDIQKSTLITYSVNLRQRARPQIPNYSMGNFVCLAAALVTAKETELDNLVCHLRKAIRKIDIDLITALQGDGGWLKYCECMKEIGKASHGTNDKIIDLIVFSSWCNMGVYEIDFGWGKPTWVACAPKIK; this comes from the coding sequence ATGCTCAACCCATTTGTCAAAAAGGGAATATGGCAGTCGAGGAGAATTGTTTTTGATGCCTCAGCAATAGCTTCACTGAAGGCCAAAACAAGAAGTTCAAGTGTGCCATATCCAACATGGGTCGAGGCTGTTTCAGCCCTCCTCAGCAAGTGTATTACGGCTGCTTCCAAAGCAAAACCCGACATCCAGAAGTCAACTCTTATAACGTATTCAGTGAATCTTCGTCAAAGGGCAAGACCACAAATCCCAAATTATTCAATGGGAAACTTCGTATGCTTAGCAGCTGCACTAGTAACAGCAAAGGAGACAGAGTTGGATAACTTGGTTTGCCATCTAAGGAAAGCAATAAGAAAAATAGACATTGATCTTATTACCGCCCTACAAGGAGATGGTGGATGGCTTAAATATTGCGAGTGCATGAAAGAGATAGGTAAGGCATCGCATGGTACAAATGATAAGATCATTGATCTTATTGTGTTTAGTAGTTGGTGCAACATGGGTGTTTATGAGATAGATTTTGGGTGGGGAAAGCCAACCTGGGTTGCCTGTGCccctaaaatcaaataa